In Microbulbifer agarilyticus, the DNA window GTCTTTGAAGTATTTTGCTGCGCAAAATTATTCGCCAGACTTTCTGCCACGCCGGAAAAGTTTGAACAGCGCGCCAAACGCCAGCGGAATTAACACCCAGAATTTTTTCAAAAACAGCAGCAGGCCGGCCAGTACACCCGTTTTCGCCAGCGCCTTACCGGCAACCAGAGCGCCCAGCCCATAGGCCGCCACCTTGTCTACTTCCGGGTCAAACTCTTCGTATTTGTATCCGGGATTAAAGCTCGCCATGGACAGCACCGTGTCCCGGTTTTGTTTGATATCTTCCAGCTCCGTCATACCGGCAATAAAGTTCAGCACCAGTACGCCTTTGCGCCCCAGCACGCGGATGTTGTAGTTGAGCGTGTTGGTGTCCATAGAACCGAACGTCAGCTCCTTGGCCCAGTAGAGCTTTTTCTGTTCGGCATCGTAGTAGGGCGCTTCCGCCCAGCCCACCAGGCTGATGGACTCATAGCCGTTTTCCACGCGGTATTTACTTTCCTCGCGCGTCGACGCTTTCATATCCTGCAACAAGTCGCTGTAATCGATATCGGCGGCATCATCGTCGCGAATATAGCCCTCCTCGCTGTACTCAATGGAGACACCCCAAGAGTCGCCATCAAACGGCGTGCTGCCGACGGGAAACAACATACCCATGGTCAGCTCGCTTTCCGGATTACCCCAGATTTCCTCCAGCACCACTTTGCTGTCCTGGGGGTTCAGGTAGTAAAAGGATTCGGGGACCTCGAGGCTGGCTACCCCACCGGGCAATTCCACGGTGCCACTAATACGCTCGATGCGATCCCAGGTTTCCTGGGCCCATGCCAGATA includes these proteins:
- a CDS encoding DUF2167 domain-containing protein; the protein is MTFSRIVGIAGLIFALLPICAMAQAVEEAAEPQLSEEQQQYLAWAQETWDRIERISGTVELPGGVASLEVPESFYYLNPQDSKVVLEEIWGNPESELTMGMLFPVGSTPFDGDSWGVSIEYSEEGYIRDDDAADIDYSDLLQDMKASTREESKYRVENGYESISLVGWAEAPYYDAEQKKLYWAKELTFGSMDTNTLNYNIRVLGRKGVLVLNFIAGMTELEDIKQNRDTVLSMASFNPGYKYEEFDPEVDKVAAYGLGALVAGKALAKTGVLAGLLLFLKKFWVLIPLAFGALFKLFRRGRKSGE